Proteins co-encoded in one Candidatus Cloacimonadota bacterium genomic window:
- a CDS encoding GDSL-type esterase/lipase family protein, with translation MRKKEAFLMVLMLFGSLFLLSFAKSGVEHEPDIFSEEEYPEDLDTLEEFIQSYYLLLDSDTYLKSYKFIDPAKNVLENDQGALEPFYMKLLQLRNGLRDQVTIFQIGDSHMQSGYFSGTARSALQKYFGNAGRGLIFPYRLSGTNQPDDYQISSKNSFRRIDNPRSLSGYTLANQAESELKIKTNSFFKIECTFDQAKLYANKDARMVLENQVNTISLDRSELEGYSIHHLLFQGLENSADIHLPQDMSELYGISLERDEAGLLYHSMGVNGAGFYTLVDQDMMFEQIPLLKPDLILISLGTNDAQGKFRAEVFRKNLLSFMTRLEESNLDTPILFTLPPDSRKAGKTNRDIVNVADIIRAYAEEHGHAFWDLYEVMGGAGSIVKWRSNSMAAKDHLHFTPKGYMLQGHLFYQALIKGYKTFSETRNN, from the coding sequence TTGAGAAAGAAAGAAGCATTCCTGATGGTGCTGATGCTCTTCGGATCTTTGTTTTTACTCAGTTTTGCCAAATCCGGCGTGGAACACGAACCCGATATCTTTAGTGAAGAGGAATACCCGGAAGACCTCGATACTCTGGAAGAATTCATCCAAAGCTATTACTTACTTTTAGATAGCGATACCTACCTGAAAAGCTACAAGTTTATCGATCCCGCAAAGAATGTGTTGGAGAACGATCAAGGCGCTCTGGAACCTTTTTATATGAAGCTGCTGCAATTGCGCAACGGACTCCGCGATCAGGTTACGATATTTCAGATTGGTGATTCCCATATGCAAAGCGGGTATTTTAGCGGAACGGCACGCAGTGCTCTGCAAAAGTATTTTGGAAATGCCGGACGGGGCTTGATCTTTCCCTACAGGCTATCCGGGACAAATCAGCCTGATGATTATCAGATAAGCTCCAAAAACAGCTTTCGCCGCATCGATAATCCCCGCAGCCTTAGCGGATATACTCTCGCCAATCAGGCTGAATCTGAACTGAAGATAAAGACCAATTCATTCTTCAAGATAGAATGCACTTTCGATCAAGCAAAGCTATATGCCAACAAAGATGCCAGAATGGTTTTAGAAAACCAAGTGAATACCATTAGCCTGGATCGAAGTGAGCTTGAGGGATACTCCATTCATCATCTTCTATTTCAAGGTTTGGAAAATTCTGCCGACATCCACTTACCGCAGGATATGAGCGAACTGTATGGCATCAGCCTGGAGCGGGACGAAGCAGGCCTGTTGTATCACTCTATGGGAGTGAATGGCGCAGGTTTTTACACATTGGTAGATCAGGATATGATGTTTGAGCAGATACCGCTATTGAAACCTGATCTGATCCTGATTTCCCTGGGTACAAACGACGCCCAGGGGAAATTTCGTGCTGAAGTGTTTCGAAAGAATCTTTTAAGCTTTATGACCAGGCTGGAAGAGAGTAATCTAGATACTCCTATCCTGTTTACTCTGCCGCCTGATTCACGCAAAGCTGGCAAGACAAACCGGGACATCGTGAATGTGGCCGACATTATCCGCGCCTATGCTGAAGAGCATGGACACGCATTTTGGGATCTGTATGAGGTGATGGGTGGAGCTGGCAGCATTGTGAAATGGCGCTCAAACTCAATGGCGGCGAAGGACCATCTTCATTTTACTCCAAAGGGGTATATGCTGCAGGGACACCTCTTTTACCAAGCGCTGATAAAGGGTTACAAGACTTTTTCCGAGACGAGGAACAACTAG